The Molothrus ater isolate BHLD 08-10-18 breed brown headed cowbird chromosome 10, BPBGC_Mater_1.1, whole genome shotgun sequence sequence CTCTGCTGGGACACTGAGACTTGTCTCTGAACATCCTGTCTTTGTCTGGAATCACATTTCTTCATCTGACTCCGTGTCCCAAGCACAGGCCTCCAGGTGCTCATCCTGTGGGAAATCCACCTCAACGTTGTAAACAAAGTCAGGGTCATCCCTCCTCTTCCTGTTCTTTTCGAAGAGTTCATCCATGATGCTCTTCCTTTTGGCCAGTTCCTTGTCGTCCAGTTTGTTCATATCCTCCTCTGGGTCAATGGTGTGTTCGTGGTGGTACCTTCCCAAGCTCTCAGACAGGCTCTGTCCTTCCAGATGATCTCTCAGCAAGCTGTAGAGCTTCTCTAGCTGGCGCAGCGAGACCCCTTCCAGGTAGGGCTTGTGCCGAGGGTTGTTcttcagctgctcagcagccctgcagcagtcTGGGGAGAGCCAACACAGCTCCAACAAACCTCTTCCCACTGACACACCTCCTCCCAAACCCTCCACAGGGGTGTCTCCAAACCCTCCAGGCTCAGAGAGCCACTGAAATGTGGGCTCCTGGGAGAGGCAACATTACCCCATtaccacatttctcttcacagagaaaagcaaggcacaattcttctCAAagatttctgagattcacattctctgaacttaacacaattcttatcacttgctgtgcctgtgttgtgccgaagtagaatgcaatatggaaaTTGTTTACTCaaagtgaggatgttttgttcccgtggcctatcagggccaagagtgtgtgtgtgtgtcagacTGTCACGGGACAGTCACGAGAGAACCAGAGATGAGTGCAGTTCTAAGCAGTGCAAGCAGTTGTGAGTGcatggcagattcagtttagatacAATGTACATAGTAcaatataataaagtaattaattagctttctgatgatggagtcatgcatcattctctctcccTCACCAATGTCGGAGTTGCCTTTGATTTACTacaaccccagcacagcctctccctgcagggtgctgggagggCACTCAGTGTGCTGCTACCAATGGGCTCCTCTGCATGCAGCTGGAGGAAAGAGTGAATTCATTCCTGCAGACAGGAGGGAATGCATTCAGGAAGGAATGCCCCTCACCTGAGAACCTGGAGAAATTCCTGATGGGCATGATGCGCTGGCGAGTCTTGTCTGGACGTTGTCTCTGTAGATGAGGATGATGGAGGGAGGCTGGAAGCAGACCCCACATTTCTGTGCACTGAAAATCATCCTGGCTCCATCAGAGTCcccagcagctgtccctgggaaacagggaaaaaggaaaacagggaacAGAGTCTCTCAgttgtggtattttctggggtaccctgtggcaggaaggaaatgatgaatctgactccatgttcttacaaggctaatttattattttatggtattatattaaagaatgctatactaaaacaatattaaagaatagagaaaggatacttacagaacaagatactaatgaaaaactcatgaccgcttccagagtcccgacacagcttgacagtgattggtcattaagtaaaaacaattcacacgttggataaacaatctccaaccacattccaaagcagcaaaacacaggagaagcaaatgagataatgttgttttcctttttctctgaggcttctcagcttcccaggagagaaatcctggtgaagggatttttccagaaaatatggcAGTGACACTCAGTGGTGCTCCTTTTGTCAGGAGTGGCTTGGGTCAGAATGGGCTTAAAACCTATTCTAATTTaattatgaaattaaattagagGGGACTTAAAAATCCAAATGAGTTGCAGATCCTGTTTTCCAGCTCAGAGGGCAGCACTGAGTGCAGGTGttacttttattttgaataaaataaattggttAAAACCCAATGTTTTTAatggtttaaatatttttattggtttaaaaccaaagaaaaatttggttttaaatgaGTGAAAATATGTCAAACAAGAATGTGATTTCCAGACTGTAGTAAGGCAAAGTAACATATTTTACCCCCAAAAAACAATGTATTTCTCCACATCAAGAAAAATCGCATTAATGTTGAAAAGCTGTTTTGAGGCAGAATTGGAAACACTTCCTCCTTTGTATAAAATCACATAGGAAAGAGTTCGAACATGCAGTAATGTCCTTAATAGTGAAAAtttccagggccaggctggtgGGGATTTGGAGGAACATGGagtagtggaaggtgtccctgcccatggcagaggctgGAACGAgaggagctttaaggtccctccaacACGAACCATTCCGGGATTCTACGAAGATGAGAAGCACAAACGGGAGCAGCTCTTCGGATCTGCGGCAAAGAGCGTTTGGATCTCCCGGTAACCGAGCTGAGCCCTTCCCTGCCGGCGTCACCGGCGGCTCCGGCAGCACAGCCGGGTGTGGGTCAGGGCTGGGGCCGTTCAGAGCCGCTGTTGAGCCGCACGAACGGCCGAAGCCCGAGCTCTGAGCTCGaggggcagcggggcagggctgggttggTCCCTCCCAGCCGGGCCCATcctgggaggggcaggagggagcacagtGAGTCCAtctggtgccacctccctgctccagcagggccgTCCCAGAGCCCATGGCACACATTGtgtccaggcagctctgggataTCCCCactgagggagactccacaccctctctgggaTCTGTTCAgggctcaggcactgcccaggaaagttcttcctcatgtccaggtggagctgcctgggctcaggccctgcccgtggctctggtgccattgctgggcctggagcagagcccggccctgctctgctcctccctgcagccagggccagccagggctgagggcccctctcagctggggctcctctccaggctgagcagccccagctccctcagcctttcctgggcacccacatgctccaggcccttcctcCACAGCCTCcgctggccctgctccaggcactccCTGTCTCCCTTACACTCTCGCCCCGTCCCCTCACCTCGGGGGGCGCAGAAACCCggttcttcctcttctccttcctcctcttcttcctccagctccatctcccgctcccgctcctccccctgggcggtCCGGCCTCTCCGGGCGGTTGCCAtggctccgccgccgccgccgaggcCCGGCGGTAAAGGCCCCCTCTACTCAAGGCCCCCTTCGGGCTGCCCTCATCAACGCCTGCGGATCACGGCGCGGCAGAGCAAGGGATGGGCGGGCCCCGCGCGGTCAGGCGGCGCGAGGGGCAGCCCGTGCGGGCCGTGAGGAGCGGGCCGCCatggcgggcgggcggcgggggccggTGCGGGtcggggccgggctgggcgcGCTGCTCTGCGCCCTCCGTGAGTGCCCGCGGGGAACCGCGCCGCGAAAGGAGCGCGGTGTGGGAGGGGTCCGGCcactctgctctggagccaggctgggagagctgggggtgttccgcctggagaagggaaggattcagggagagctcagagtcCCTGCCggtgcctaaaggggctccaggagagctggagagggaccaGGGAAAAGGAATGGAGCGACAGGACAAAGGGAATGGCTTCctactgccagagggcagggttagatgggatattgggacgGAATTCTTCcgtgtgagggtggtgaggccctggcacaggttgcccagagcagctgtggctggaggtGTTGAAGGACAGAcctggagcaccctggtcttggggatccctccctgcccaaagCTGAGAGTTGGGACAAGATGGGCTtgaagatcttttccaacccaaaccatcctgtgactCTGGATTTGGGAACTATGGCTCAGCCAGTGAACCAAGAAAGCTCTTCTGCTCTTTGGTCACAGTCAAGTACTGCTTCCCTTCTTCTGGGAGAGGGTTTGCAGATGAGGCATTTGTGAGTTATAAAACTTCTCCAGCCTCTGTGGTCGCTGTGCTGTTACACTGTCGGCTCTGTGTCACCTTAGATGTGCAGGCAGCCTGTCGGGTCACCTCTgtcacacaggagctgctgaaggagggGTTTCACAGGTGagtcctctccctgccctccatcACCATAACGTGCCCCAGGATTGTCTGTTGGAAGAAACTGCTCTTCTTTTCATGTGGAATTGTAGCAACTCCCTGGGCCATGATCCCTGGGAATGTATTAACAGCACCAAGGGATTAACCAGCTGTAGTGGAGGGAAAATAGGAGGCCCCTTTCTAAAGCTTTTGTGGAGGCCGTTGGTGGTTCTGAGACATTAACAAAGAAGTGAAACTTCATTTTGGCCGTGGATGTGGGGTTGAGGTTAAGAAGGCTGGACAGGGAAATGTGATCAGAATGAGTTGCACTCAGTGTGAGATCTCATCTCCTCTGAGAAATGTCTCTCACGGGACTTGTGCCCTACTTTTGAAAGTGTGGGTGTAAATGTTTTGCTCCTGTTGCTGTTTGAAGGGACCTGCTGGTGAAGGTAGAGCTGGgggaggatgcaggaggatgTGCAGTGGCAGCTCAGGTGCATCTGCCACCTGGCATCTACGTGGATCCCTACGAGCTGGCAACgctgcagcagcacaacctGACCAAGGTAATGGCCCCAGCACCAGGAGATGTGGCAGTGAGTCAGGGAAGGACTCAGGGACTTGGAATGTCTGCTCATTATCTGGCTCATTGAACCAAGGTGGTTATTCCTGGAAGGAGGTGCCAAACAATATAATCTTCCTGGTGTCTCCTTGTAGCCCAGTTTGCTTGGCatcccctggtgctgctggtatTGTCACACACAGGGGATGtaccagggagctgctgctcctctcgTAGCCCCAGATGAGCAGCTGTGGTAAAAGGGCCTGGAGTTCAGAAGGTGGAAGGGAAACCggtagccatgatattttctgaaaaatccctttgccaggatttttctcctgaaaagctgagaagcctcagaagaaaagaaaaacaataattatctgctgctgtagaatgcaacaggtgcatctttgattggtccatgttggttgtttttaattgatagccaatcacagtccagctgtctcagactctagttagtcacaagattttattatcattccattcctttctatccttgctagccttctgatgaaatccttttttctattcgtttagtatagttttaatataatatatataataaaataataaatcagccttctgaaacatggagccaagattctcatctcttccctcatcctggcacccctgtgaacaccaccacagaaaCGCCCAGAGAAGTGCTGGTGAGCTCTAAGTCGTGTGCTGTGGTTGGACTGAGGAGCTTCCCAGCTCCTTTGGTTTTCATCCCAGCTTCATTTTCATCCcagctttctgtgctgctgcccagtcTTTGCTTCACATTAGAGAGATGTGCAAAGGTTGTGGCTCTTATCTGCTTAGGTGCTTAGTTGGTCTAAAACATGGGTGCAAAGGCTGTGGGCACCATTGTTGAGCTGACACCTCACAGGTCTGGCTGTAGACACAGTGGCACTGTGAACTTTCTCCACACTCCTTGAGGACAGTCTTGGAAAGGTATTTTGGAACAGCTTAAGGCTGGGAATTAAGGAATTCCCAACCTGATCATCCTGACCACAGAATCACTCTCAGTGTCAGAACGAGGGGGGGGAAGCACTTTCTGATTTCCATCACCACCACTGCTGTGTCTCTCCCTGCTTGCAGGCAGTGCTATTCCCTGATGCTATAGACGTGGAGGCTCCTGAGTACCTGGCCAAGgctgttgtgctgctgctgttcctggagcCGGAGGCGCGCTGCTCCCGCTGCTTCCGCGGCGCCGTGCCCGTGCACGCCCGCTACCACCGCCCAGCCCGGGCCACACACCAGGCCttggtggctctgcagagccctgaggtgctgctctgctgctgccacggTGAGATCCTCATGGGTGCTCTTGGGCAGTCCCAAATCTGGCTGTGTCTGGGGTCTCTAGCTGGTTACAGTAACCCCAAGATGCGttgaaagtctcttttcccagcccagcgcttgaagaaggagtcagaactcttaatttcttggtctcaaggttgtttattgtgtcttatctataaaattctttctcttgtCTATGggaacccagaacatccctctggctgtccagaacggccaagacccctgccagggggctcagaagccctggcacagagcccaaaacacctgtgggtttgattgtgacccgtggagcaaattaccaaccttagatgaagatcagcaagccacaacagtttaggtagaataatagtgaagttataCTAAAAGTTATGTGTACAATGTTTGCagttactttccaatacctatcacctatgttagacaaTGAGCTtctgctctaaaccaatccagaagtgccaacatcacagcagaagatggaggccaagaggaagaaggagaaaggctggacacacccagatccctccatcttgccctcTGAGCCCCCATTCTATAAACCCCAAACATCTGtttttcaccccgtgataaattcactatcattctacttaaactgtcatggcttgcagatcttcatataaggttggtaattttctccatgggtcataatcaaaatcacaggcatcttgggctctgtgccagggtctctgagccccctggcaggggtcctggcagtccaggacagccagagggatgtcctgaattccaaCAGTTGTGTCTGAGATGGGGCTCTTGGTAGTGAACATAAGCAGAAGGCATGGCCCTGATAAAgacctttcttccttttgatgCTAAAATCTAGAGACTTTTCTCCTTCAGGAACATGATAAAGATTATCTTGCTGGATACTTTTAAGTCAGCATCATTCCAATTGTCAGAATTTGATCAGGTGATCCTATTTCCCCAATTTATAACCACATTTTATAACCAAAGCCAAGGGAATTTGGAAGGTGAGGAAGTGGTAGAGGCAGATGCACTGGATCCTTGAGGAGGAAGTTGGACTAGAAAAGGCTGCTGCGGTCCTCTGGATGATGAGGGAATGGAGAAACCCTTATGGTCAACTTCCTAGCATCCTTTTCCCTTCAGCCTTCCCTCTGCACCCCACTGAGCTCCTTGACACCTTTCACTTGTTCTGTGCTTACTGTGAAGATGCATTTGCACTGCTGAGAGAGTTTTGAAGTTCTGTGAATTTTTGgttccttcctgctcctttttgGCTGGTTAGCCCGAatgatatggaaaaaaaatcccatgcaGTGCCTCACTGTCAGCCTGCCTTTTAGGCATTATATGACTGCTGATCTGTGACCTCCCATCCTCTTCTTGTGAATCCTCTGTGATATGATAAAGGTCTTTCTCACTGAGTACTGCTGCCTGGCCAAAGGCAGGGGCTTGTCAGAGGTTGCTCTgtcttgtgctgctgccattgTATCCCTGTGCTGATTGGGGTCTTCCAGCTGGAAGATGTGGCAGTTGTCACAACCTGTGTTTGTCATGATCCTGGTTTGCCAAAGGCCCCCTGCTCTGACCACTTTTCTCTTGGCAGTTAGAGCTGTGCAGGGTGTGTTCAGTAGCCACTGTCACCTATTCATAGTAATCAAAGTGTTCAAATGGCTTCTGACACTGTTGCTGCATTCCCTTTATATAAAGGGAGAATGTAGGAAACTGTGCCTAAAGCTTGGAATGGCTGGAGTCTCAAACTCTGGTGAAACAAGAACCTAATATCCACTACAATTAGTATTTCAAGTTATGTGAACAATGAAATCCTATATTTTTGTTACAAATTTTGTGTCCCTTCACAGAATCATTCCTGCCAAGTCAAGCACACTCATGATTTTCAACTCCTTTTTCTTTACTTGTGCATAATTTGAGCAATAATTTTCTGGATAAGCATAGGGACAGGCAGGACTACCTGGTCCCTTAAAAAAGGGGTGTTAAATCTTCCTGGCACATTTACAGTTAtaagcaggaaaatatttattattaatgatTAATGGGGAGGCATTTGAAGTATTGGAAGGGAGATCTTTTATGTGCTGACAGAAGGCCAAGAAGAGAAATGGCATTACTTATTTTGGGGGAAATTCTAACTACATGGCTAAAGTTGAGGGGTCTGCAGGCTAACCAGGAATTCTTTGCCCTGTTAAGGACAGAAGGGCCAAGATACCTCACAGGTGAGATTCTTTCTTGGGTTCCTCCTGTATCAGGAAGGGAAGAGTTGTAAAGTCCACTGCACAGACTGCCCAGTGTCACTTTGGCCATGCAGAGGTGTTTCACCACTTGGCTCCCAGGGAACTGATTCTGTTGAGCTGTTGTAGGGGAAAATCTCTTATTTGGAAAAGCTTGCAGGCTGATTGCTcatcctgcctggctcctggtGATGCAGGAATGCTTTCCCTAGGTCAGCTGTCTGCAGAGTGCTGGGAACCTGCTGAAGTGGACACTCCCTGCTCATCTGACACCAACAGTTCCTGTCAGTGGCACACCACAAAACACAGACCTGTGAGTTCTCCCTCTGGTTCTTTTTAACAACTGCTGCCTTTTTGCTGGGATTAACACCTTTCTGGAttaatttttaatcctttttccctttctgactGGCTTTTAGTGGGGGTCATTCCGCCCTTCTGCTGTGTTTACAGGGATTGTGGTCTTCTGGCTCTTTAGCATGGCTGCTCTTCTGGTTCCTCATCCTGTCAAAAAGAAACAGCTGGCCAAATGAGtgttatatatttatttttctttgtaggCATATGAGGAATCAATGCTGAGGGTTCCTGTGGGGCTCAGAGAGCACAATTCCCTGGTGTGTGCCCTGACCCTGCTCACCACAGGGCTCTGTTCTGGCCTgatcctggctgctgcctgcaagtATGGACACTTCTCACAGTGACCTGAGGAATGTGGGAtggctgagctccctccagcacaACTGACTGCACATTGCACTGGGCTCTGGATGGATCCTGCTCTGCTGTTAGTGATCTCTTAGGGGGTGCCAGGGTCCCATAATGGATTATGGTTCCTTTGGCTCATAATGCTTACAAATGCCTTTCACAGCCCACAAAACATTTTGGGTGTGTTATCAATATCCAAAGCAGATGGAGAgtaggaaaaaacctcaaaaagcTGAAAGCACTGCTGTGGGCAATGAGGCAACAATCAGGAGTGGGTTTGGggctcctcttccctcctcctggcCCAGAACCTGCTTCCAATATAGTTCTGCCTCTTGCAGAGGTGTTTGTATTTCTTCACTCAGGGATTGGTTATTAAGTAGGAAAAACATCATCGAGTCattaaaatttttgaattttaagcTTGTTGTGCAGATGGGTTATGTATGAAGTTGTGAAGATACATTCTGTGCCTATCTGGGACACCTCAATATTCTCTCCCATCCTAATGACTCTGAGGGATTGGCTGCTCTTGGCCTAattagaatcacagagtcattaaggctggaaaagccctctaaggtcattgagtccaaccattcccccagtgctgccaaagCCACTcctaacccatgtccccaagtgccacatccacaggtcTGTGAAACCCCTCCaggggactccaccactgccctgacagctgtgccagggctggagagccCTTCCCAAGAGGAAcctttcccaatatccaacctgaacctcccctggcacagtttgaggctgtttcctcttgtcctgtccctgtttccTGGGAGAAAAGCCTGACCCTCACCTGGCTCCACGTCCTGTCAGGAGTTCTGGAGAGAGTGAAGgttcccctgagcctccttttctcagGCTGAACAATTGGTCAGAATTGAGAGTTtagaaaatctgaagaaatttCACCCTATTTCATGAGTGCAAAGAAACCCTTGGAAGATGAAAGTGAGGGACAGGATAGTGACCAGAAGCAAATATTTAGAAGATGTACATTCAGTCTCCAGGACAGTTGataaacagaaggaaatggagAGGAAATGAGCTAATGGAAAAGCCgagaggctctggagcagcagagctcgGGCACTGTCTGCAGCTGTCGGtaggtggcactgggagcccaCGGTAACCCCGTGTggagaaaagagattttattcCCCTTTAACCTCGAGTCAATTAATCAAAGCAGGGAATCTGggtgagtgtgtgtgtttgaggGGGTGAATGAAAATTCATCCATGTCCCTTGGGCATCTTTCTCCTGCTGGAATTGAACAGAGTGAATTCCTTGGGAAACAATCAAAGAGAGATTTgggctgtccagccctgccagcactgtgTCACTTGTCTCCAAGTGGGATGTTTCATTCCCAGAGCTCAGTTTGTTCCTGTGCTCTGTAGGTTTGGAGCCTGACCCTTGGAATGGCAACATCTCAGATTGTCAGAGCTGAGGGACAGGATTTCATTGCCTGTTTTTAAACACCAGTTGAAAATCATAGGTTGAATCCCTCAGCTAAATCAATCTCCCTGACAAAACCTAGGGCAGGGGAATGGCAATGGAACAAAAATTATTGCAGGTGGAAAAAATATGGAGGTAAAGTGTATATCAAGATTTCCATCAATCACCTTTTCAACTGAACCTAACTAATTGATTCTGATTAATGTGAAATATGAGAGGAATGACAGAGCTTCACAAGGGGTGGGTTTTGTTGTGgcaaatatttgctgtttttaaaCCCACTGCACTTGTATTATAAATATAGCAGATACATTTCTCCTTACAAGCTGTAAATAATCTGATAATCATAGCAGTGTTAATTACAAAGGAATTTGCCAGTGAATCTCTCTCTCAGAGCAGAAACTGCTGTCACTGAGGCAGCACAGAATTTAGCAGGTGTGCCATGCAGGAGTATTCAAGTGCCAGCTCCAGAGGGATCACAGAGAtcagagcaggagctgtaaGTCCTGTGCAAAAATTCTGGCAGTTTTGGAGACAGGAATGAGGTGTTCAGGAGTTCTTGGCAAGAAATCACCACAAGGAGGGTTGGACACAAACATCCCCATCCTTAATATGTGTAAGGACTGGatcagagcagggaaagaaaaggggatgGGTCATTAAAGGCTGTGTTGGGAATTAAGGCTTTCTGAATCACAAAGAAATGGgtataaaaaccaaaacaacaacaacaataaaacaacaacaacaagaaaaaaccaaaataaaaaaaaaacctccctggggagggagaCAGAAGGGTGGGAGGGGAGTCAGGATCCTGCAAATGGAGCTTgagctgagaggggc is a genomic window containing:
- the PIGX gene encoding phosphatidylinositol-glycan biosynthesis class X protein translates to MAGGRRGPVRVGAGLGALLCALHVQAACRVTSVTQELLKEGFHRDLLVKVELGEDAGGCAVAAQVHLPPGIYVDPYELATLQQHNLTKAVLFPDAIDVEAPEYLAKAVVLLLFLEPEARCSRCFRGAVPVHARYHRPARATHQALVALQSPEVLLCCCHGQLSAECWEPAEVDTPCSSDTNSSCQWHTTKHRPAYEESMLRVPVGLREHNSLVCALTLLTTGLCSGLILAAACKYGHFSQ
- the CEP19 gene encoding LOW QUALITY PROTEIN: centrosomal protein of 19 kDa (The sequence of the model RefSeq protein was modified relative to this genomic sequence to represent the inferred CDS: deleted 2 bases in 1 codon): MELEEEEEEGEEEEPGFCAPRGTAAGDSDGARMIFSAQKCGVCFQPPSIILIYRDNVDKTRQRIMPIRNFSRFSDCCRAAEQLKNNPRHKPYLEGVSLRQLEKLYSLLRDHLEGQSLSESLGRYHHEHTIDPEEDMNKLDDKELAKRKSIMDELFEKNRKRRDDPDFVYNVEVDFPQDEHLEACAWDTESDEEM